In Legionella spiritensis, the following proteins share a genomic window:
- the kdsB gene encoding 3-deoxy-manno-octulosonate cytidylyltransferase — protein sequence MSIDFHVVIPARYQSSRLPGKLMMDIGGITVIERVYRQALMANPQSITIATDHHGIADLATGFGAMVRITSAEHQSGTDRIAEVVKQGSFGPDDIVVNVQGDEPFIAPELIVQVACCLNACNDAAVATLCWPIEDSEQFNNPNVVKVVRDQHHNALYFSRSAIPANRLITESQIKGYRHIGLYAYRAAFLLDFVTWPVAELERIEELEQLRVLAAGYKIRVEQACVPPLQDINTADDLVLARQLAAAQKIPAFQVL from the coding sequence ATGAGTATTGATTTTCATGTCGTGATTCCCGCCCGCTACCAATCGTCGCGATTACCCGGCAAACTGATGATGGATATCGGAGGGATCACGGTGATTGAACGGGTTTACCGTCAGGCATTAATGGCTAACCCCCAATCCATCACCATTGCAACGGATCATCATGGCATTGCTGATCTCGCGACCGGATTTGGTGCGATGGTCAGGATAACGTCTGCCGAACATCAAAGCGGTACGGATCGCATTGCCGAAGTGGTTAAACAAGGTTCTTTTGGCCCCGACGACATTGTGGTCAATGTACAGGGCGATGAGCCATTTATCGCGCCGGAGCTGATAGTGCAGGTAGCCTGTTGTCTGAACGCCTGCAACGATGCCGCAGTGGCGACCTTGTGCTGGCCCATCGAGGATTCGGAGCAGTTCAATAACCCTAACGTTGTGAAAGTGGTTCGTGACCAGCATCATAACGCCCTGTATTTTTCACGTAGTGCCATTCCTGCAAATCGACTTATTACCGAATCACAGATAAAAGGTTATCGGCATATCGGTTTATACGCTTACCGCGCCGCGTTTCTACTTGATTTTGTGACCTGGCCGGTTGCCGAGCTTGAGCGGATCGAGGAGCTGGAGCAACTACGGGTGCTTGCAGCCGGTTATAAAATTCGGGTGGAGCAGGCTTGTGTGCCGCCGTTACAGGATATCAATACGGCGGATGATTTGGTGTTGGCAAGGCAATTGGCCGCCGCACAAAAAATACCGGCTTTCCAGGTTCTGTGA
- a CDS encoding Trm112 family protein, with translation MDKRLLDVLVCPLCKGKLILKEKELICRFDRLAYPVRDGIPVLLEQEGRLISLEEKEQL, from the coding sequence GTGGATAAACGATTATTGGACGTGCTGGTTTGCCCGTTATGCAAAGGCAAATTGATATTGAAGGAAAAAGAGCTTATTTGTCGGTTTGACAGGCTTGCGTATCCTGTCCGGGATGGTATTCCTGTGTTGCTTGAGCAGGAAGGGCGGTTGATTTCTCTTGAAGAGAAAGAACAATTGTAA
- the tsaB gene encoding tRNA (adenosine(37)-N6)-threonylcarbamoyltransferase complex dimerization subunit type 1 TsaB, with protein sequence MMKLLAIDTSTEQASIALSVNDAMYYEERSAQRTHAQWILPVIEQLLAKADIRIKDLDGIVFGRGPGSFTGLRIACSIAKGLAYAHDLPLFPVSSLAAIAYEVQAITGHSLDSHTILAMLDARMNEVYWAVYTDSDYEATEQVSSVNDVVTQQATPIILAGVGYPPDLSGLPDNLRQRINMDLSVYPTAKAMIRLVQSGIIEPVTAAQASPVYVRNQVVQGESRG encoded by the coding sequence ATGATGAAACTACTGGCCATTGATACTTCAACGGAGCAGGCTTCCATTGCCTTGTCAGTGAATGACGCAATGTATTATGAAGAACGTAGCGCGCAGCGTACGCACGCGCAATGGATTCTGCCTGTCATCGAGCAATTGCTGGCTAAAGCGGATATACGTATCAAGGATCTGGACGGTATCGTGTTCGGGCGTGGGCCCGGGAGTTTTACCGGTTTGCGTATTGCCTGCAGTATTGCCAAAGGACTGGCTTACGCCCATGATTTACCGCTTTTTCCGGTCAGCAGTCTTGCGGCCATTGCCTATGAGGTGCAAGCGATTACCGGACATAGCCTTGATTCGCATACGATATTGGCAATGCTGGATGCCCGAATGAATGAAGTATACTGGGCTGTTTACACCGATTCCGACTATGAAGCGACAGAACAGGTCAGTTCGGTCAATGACGTGGTTACACAACAAGCGACCCCCATTATTCTTGCCGGTGTCGGGTATCCGCCCGATCTGTCCGGTTTGCCGGATAATCTCAGACAACGAATTAACATGGATCTTTCCGTGTATCCGACGGCAAAAGCCATGATTCGTCTGGTTCAGTCTGGCATAATAGAGCCGGTAACGGCGGCACAGGCTTCGCCGGTTTATGTTCGCAACCAGGTTGTGCAAGGAGAATCCCGTGGATAA
- a CDS encoding ATP-dependent DNA helicase has protein sequence MEEITDVAVDAITQCRQVLSEKGRLSTAIPGFVARQAQIALASAIAEAMTDKTILVAEAGTGTGKTYAYLIPCLLGGKKALISTATKTLQDQLFQKDLPELVRALGRSVRVQNLKGRANYICRYRTKLHAKEGRFISQQSVHEVLHIHEKLAQLTSGERAELPEISEDSPVWPLVTSTADNCLGGECEFHRDCFLVKARKRALDADVVVINHHLFFADSRLKEDGFGELLPGVDVVIFDEAHQLADIAAHFNGQRLGTRQIRDLTDDLLREWPVLDLVNQPLKAMSLELDKIIDQLLLSLDGGQERLSWQDVSNKKSFQTAWQSLRQHLADLIACVEGSGQNEHAGIQRCLQRLTEFQTLASRFADHNTTQIRWLERFKHTLVFHMTPFDIAKSFRSLLGRQPCAYVFTSATLTMASSFDCFTRSLGLTEAQTLQLESPFDYRSQALLYLPRDLPDPKDKSYYDALLRQAVPLIEACGGRCFFLFTSHRALQKVAQLMHNNLKYPLLIQGDEAKPILLARFRQLGNAVLLGTATFWEGVDVKGEALSCVIIDKLPFASPVDPVIRGKMAYFKEQGLSGFDELSLPNAVLALKQGVGRLIRDASDRGVLMIADPRLTGREYGRHIFASLPQLRKTRDQQTVLNFINELALNDETTGH, from the coding sequence GTGGAAGAAATAACGGACGTCGCAGTGGATGCGATAACCCAATGCCGGCAGGTGTTGAGTGAAAAAGGCAGACTTTCAACGGCTATCCCGGGCTTTGTCGCACGCCAGGCTCAGATAGCGCTCGCCTCAGCCATCGCTGAGGCGATGACCGATAAAACCATCCTGGTTGCTGAAGCAGGCACGGGAACGGGCAAAACCTATGCTTACCTGATTCCCTGTCTGCTTGGCGGTAAAAAAGCATTGATTTCAACGGCGACCAAGACCTTGCAGGATCAACTGTTTCAGAAAGATTTACCGGAGCTGGTTCGGGCGCTTGGCCGCTCTGTTCGCGTGCAGAATCTTAAGGGGCGAGCCAATTACATTTGCCGTTACCGTACAAAATTGCATGCCAAAGAGGGACGCTTTATCAGCCAGCAGTCCGTGCATGAGGTTTTGCATATTCACGAGAAGCTTGCGCAATTAACATCCGGTGAGCGTGCGGAATTGCCTGAAATCAGCGAGGACTCTCCGGTCTGGCCTCTGGTGACCTCCACCGCGGATAATTGTCTGGGCGGCGAGTGTGAATTTCACCGGGATTGTTTTTTGGTCAAAGCCCGCAAACGGGCTTTGGACGCCGATGTGGTGGTTATTAATCATCATCTGTTTTTCGCCGATTCCAGACTGAAAGAGGACGGATTCGGTGAACTGTTACCGGGCGTGGATGTTGTTATTTTTGATGAAGCTCATCAGCTTGCCGACATCGCGGCCCACTTTAACGGCCAACGTTTGGGAACGCGCCAGATCCGTGATTTGACCGATGATTTGCTACGGGAATGGCCAGTACTTGATTTGGTCAATCAACCTTTGAAGGCTATGAGCCTGGAACTGGATAAAATCATTGATCAGCTTCTTTTGTCTCTGGATGGTGGGCAAGAGCGTCTGTCCTGGCAGGATGTATCAAACAAAAAATCGTTTCAAACCGCATGGCAGTCTTTACGGCAGCATCTGGCTGATCTTATCGCCTGTGTTGAGGGATCCGGTCAAAACGAGCATGCGGGTATACAGCGTTGCCTGCAACGGTTAACGGAATTTCAAACGCTCGCCTCACGCTTTGCCGATCATAATACAACACAAATCCGCTGGCTTGAACGCTTTAAACATACCCTTGTTTTTCACATGACACCGTTTGATATTGCAAAATCTTTCCGTAGTTTGTTAGGAAGGCAGCCCTGTGCCTATGTCTTTACCTCGGCGACGTTGACTATGGCATCCTCGTTTGACTGTTTTACCCGATCCCTTGGTTTAACGGAGGCGCAAACATTGCAGTTGGAAAGCCCGTTTGATTATCGGAGTCAGGCGCTTTTGTATCTGCCGCGAGATCTGCCGGATCCCAAGGATAAAAGTTACTACGACGCCTTGCTCAGACAGGCCGTTCCTCTGATTGAAGCTTGTGGCGGACGTTGTTTTTTTCTGTTTACCAGCCACAGGGCCCTACAAAAAGTTGCTCAACTGATGCACAATAATTTAAAATACCCCCTGTTGATTCAAGGGGATGAAGCCAAGCCCATTTTACTGGCGCGATTTCGTCAACTTGGCAATGCCGTGTTGTTAGGTACCGCAACGTTTTGGGAAGGCGTTGATGTCAAAGGGGAGGCGTTATCCTGTGTTATTATTGACAAATTGCCCTTCGCCAGTCCCGTTGATCCGGTTATTCGCGGCAAGATGGCTTATTTTAAAGAGCAAGGCTTATCCGGTTTTGATGAGTTGTCTTTGCCCAATGCGGTACTGGCTTTGAAACAGGGGGTTGGGCGTTTGATTCGTGATGCCAGTGACAGAGGTGTGCTGATGATTGCTGATCCGCGCCTGACCGGGAGAGAGTATGGCCGCCATATTTTTGCCAGCTTACCCCAATTACGAAAAACCCGTGATCAACAAACGGTATTAAATTTTATTAACGAGTTGGCTTTAAATGATGAAACTACTGGCCATTGA
- the fdxA gene encoding ferredoxin FdxA has translation MTFVVTEQCIKCKYTDCVEVCPVDCFYEGPNFLVIHPDECIDCALCEPECPVEAIVSEDDLTDDQKQFLQLNSELAKEWPNITSKKDAPDDAKSWEGVPDKLQHLQKEWKK, from the coding sequence ATGACCTTTGTCGTGACAGAGCAGTGCATCAAATGTAAATATACCGATTGCGTGGAAGTGTGTCCCGTTGATTGCTTCTATGAAGGGCCAAATTTTCTAGTCATTCATCCGGATGAGTGTATTGATTGCGCGTTGTGTGAACCGGAATGTCCTGTCGAGGCCATCGTTTCCGAAGATGACCTGACCGATGATCAAAAGCAGTTTCTGCAGTTGAATTCCGAACTGGCCAAAGAATGGCCCAATATCACATCCAAAAAGGATGCGCCAGATGACGCCAAATCCTGGGAAGGGGTTCCTGACAAGCTTCAGCATTTGCAGAAAGAGTGGAAGAAATAA
- a CDS encoding IS5 family transposase — translation MNNNISEQVWNRLYSFLRGIKGLHTQEEKRLRRFIEGIWYILRTGCQWRLLPDYYGHWRQVHRRYKAWSDRGIWSELMCSVSDIDDQAVMIDATIVRAHACASGYSKQGNEAQALGRSKGGFTTKIHAVVDGLGNPIRFTLTGGHRNDITQAAELLKEQRNTLVLADKGYDSQPFISSLKSHNCCPVIPSRKHVKCPRKIDNEVYKERFLIETFFSKIKHFRRVFSRFDKTISAFLGFIHFAGALIWMR, via the coding sequence ATGAATAATAACATATCAGAGCAAGTATGGAACCGACTCTATTCTTTTTTGCGAGGAATAAAAGGTCTTCATACACAAGAAGAAAAGAGATTGCGCCGATTTATAGAAGGGATTTGGTATATATTGCGGACGGGATGTCAATGGCGTCTTCTTCCTGATTATTATGGGCATTGGCGCCAGGTTCACAGACGATATAAAGCTTGGTCTGATCGAGGCATTTGGTCTGAATTAATGTGTTCAGTCAGTGATATTGATGATCAGGCCGTTATGATCGATGCAACGATTGTGCGTGCTCATGCTTGCGCATCAGGCTATAGCAAACAAGGAAACGAAGCTCAGGCACTGGGCCGTAGTAAAGGGGGCTTTACTACCAAAATACATGCTGTGGTTGATGGGTTAGGTAACCCTATTCGATTTACTCTAACAGGCGGACACAGAAACGACATTACTCAAGCGGCTGAATTGCTAAAAGAACAGCGCAATACATTAGTACTTGCTGATAAAGGATATGATTCACAGCCATTCATTAGCTCCCTGAAGAGTCATAATTGTTGTCCGGTGATCCCATCGAGAAAGCATGTAAAATGTCCAAGAAAAATTGATAACGAGGTCTATAAAGAGCGGTTCTTAATCGAAACTTTTTTCTCAAAAATAAAGCATTTCCGCAGGGTTTTTTCACGTTTCGATAAAACCATTTCAGCATTCTTAGGGTTTATTCACTTTGCCGGAGCGCTGATATGGATGCGTTAG
- a CDS encoding glutathione S-transferase family protein yields MGLLVDGQWRDQWYETKKSGGSFQRESSQFRNAICSDSDSKFPAEKNRYHLYVSLACPWAHRTLIFRKLKRLEPYIDVSIVHPHMLENGWEFKQGMGATGDTLYGLHYLYELYLKADPRYSGRVSVPVLWDKEKQTIVSNESAEIIRQFNSAFNHLTGDKQDFYPPELQDDINRINDKVYNTVNNGVYRCGFATAQEAYEDAFAQLFATLDALNDHLGSHPFLVGGQLTEADWRLFTTLIRFDAVYYSHFKTNLRRIKDYDALHAYLKKLYHYPGVSGTVDFTHIKQHYYFSHKTINPTQIVPVGPELLL; encoded by the coding sequence ATGGGATTGCTGGTAGATGGGCAATGGCGTGATCAGTGGTATGAGACTAAAAAATCCGGTGGTTCGTTTCAACGTGAATCGTCGCAATTTCGCAATGCCATTTGCAGTGATTCCGATTCAAAATTCCCGGCTGAAAAAAATCGCTATCATCTCTATGTGTCTCTCGCTTGTCCCTGGGCGCACAGAACCCTTATTTTCCGCAAGTTGAAACGGCTTGAACCGTATATCGACGTTTCCATTGTCCACCCCCACATGCTGGAAAACGGTTGGGAGTTCAAACAGGGGATGGGCGCAACTGGCGATACACTGTACGGATTACATTATCTTTATGAGCTTTATCTCAAGGCTGATCCTCGATATAGCGGGCGGGTGAGCGTCCCTGTTTTATGGGATAAAGAGAAGCAAACCATCGTGAGTAACGAGTCTGCCGAAATTATTCGCCAGTTTAACAGCGCGTTTAATCATTTAACCGGCGATAAACAGGATTTTTATCCACCCGAACTTCAGGATGATATCAATAGAATAAATGACAAGGTATATAACACCGTTAATAATGGTGTGTATCGTTGTGGTTTTGCGACGGCGCAGGAAGCGTATGAGGATGCTTTCGCACAATTATTTGCCACTTTGGACGCGTTGAATGACCATCTGGGCAGCCATCCGTTTTTGGTTGGCGGGCAGTTAACGGAAGCAGACTGGCGTCTTTTTACAACATTGATTCGTTTTGATGCCGTTTATTACAGTCATTTCAAGACCAATCTGAGACGTATTAAGGATTATGACGCTCTGCACGCCTATCTAAAAAAACTTTATCATTATCCGGGGGTTTCCGGGACCGTCGATTTTACCCACATCAAACAGCATTATTATTTCAGTCACAAGACCATCAATCCGACCCAGATAGTACCTGTCGGCCCGGAGCTTTTGTTGTGA
- a CDS encoding flavohemoglobin expression-modulating QEGLA motif protein, which produces MDTETNEAEAEIIKGLSQRLVEAQRQIRILDSIKWDESIKQDFFKHKAQKLPEVDREYYLGKPLPYDVAEKQEEFRSILRDSINELGQYSAVTHIIKRQCEEYARAVQMLDARGTPAFSEISMELYGSPDDAFYAGGPRLSELGALLIDVLTALDVQLQSDADLKRHTAEDAQKILEARLDVFFDQHPGTVTVMVSDDMVADAAAGADNIKLSQQVMFSDRDLRYLEVHEGWVHVGTTLNGSMQPYCSFLSKGSPSCSVIQEGLAVITEIITFSSYPGRVRKITNRVIALDNVRQGANFIDIYRHFLDCGFNEDDSYNHTVRVFRGSTPDGGPFTKDLSYAKGFVMIYNFIRFAISQHHVESIPLLFSGKLVLDDLPLLSELQSRNLLTPPVYLPPPFRDLAALSAWMSFSLFLNKFDLNEIQKSFRFLLG; this is translated from the coding sequence ATGGATACGGAAACAAACGAAGCGGAAGCTGAGATTATCAAAGGGTTGTCACAGCGTCTGGTCGAAGCGCAGCGCCAAATTCGCATCCTGGATAGTATTAAGTGGGATGAATCGATAAAACAGGATTTTTTCAAACATAAGGCACAAAAGCTGCCCGAGGTTGATCGAGAATATTATCTGGGCAAACCATTGCCCTATGACGTTGCTGAAAAACAGGAAGAGTTCCGTTCCATTCTGAGGGATTCGATCAACGAGCTGGGACAGTATTCTGCGGTGACGCACATCATCAAACGGCAATGCGAGGAATACGCTCGGGCCGTGCAAATGCTTGATGCCCGCGGCACACCGGCCTTTTCCGAAATATCCATGGAACTATACGGAAGTCCGGACGACGCGTTTTATGCCGGAGGCCCGCGCCTTTCCGAATTGGGCGCGCTGTTAATCGATGTTTTGACGGCACTGGATGTGCAATTGCAGTCGGATGCTGATCTGAAACGCCATACCGCGGAGGACGCTCAGAAGATTCTTGAGGCGAGGCTTGATGTTTTTTTTGATCAACATCCCGGAACGGTTACGGTCATGGTCAGTGACGATATGGTTGCGGATGCGGCCGCCGGTGCCGATAACATTAAATTAAGTCAGCAAGTCATGTTTAGTGATCGTGATCTGCGCTATCTGGAGGTCCATGAAGGATGGGTGCATGTGGGTACAACGCTGAATGGTTCGATGCAACCTTATTGTTCCTTTCTCTCCAAGGGGTCGCCATCCTGCAGTGTGATTCAGGAAGGGCTGGCGGTCATCACGGAAATCATCACTTTTTCTTCCTACCCCGGCCGAGTCCGCAAAATAACAAACCGGGTGATTGCGTTGGACAATGTCCGGCAAGGCGCTAATTTTATTGATATTTACCGCCATTTTCTTGATTGTGGCTTTAACGAAGACGACAGTTATAATCATACGGTGCGGGTTTTTCGTGGCAGCACACCGGACGGCGGGCCTTTTACCAAGGATTTGTCTTATGCCAAGGGTTTTGTCATGATTTATAATTTTATTCGTTTTGCCATTAGCCAGCATCATGTTGAATCCATCCCGTTGCTCTTTTCCGGCAAACTGGTGTTGGATGATCTGCCTTTGCTTAGCGAATTACAAAGCAGAAATTTACTGACGCCGCCGGTTTATCTGCCGCCACCCTTCCGTGATCTGGCCGCATTAAGTGCCTGGATGAGTTTTTCATTGTTTCTTAACAAATTCGATCTGAATGAAATTCAAAAATCGTTTCGTTTCCTTTTAGGATAG
- the dapA gene encoding 4-hydroxy-tetrahydrodipicolinate synthase, whose translation MFRGSMVALITPMADDKVDVHRLCELVEFHISAGTHAIVAAGTTGEAGTLNHEEKMLVIRTVIEQARERLPVIAGTAANATKDCIQLTKMAMEAGAHAALIMTPAYIKPTQEGLFRHYSQIAASVPIPIILYNVPGRTACDMLPDTVSRLAKISNIVGIKEATGQISRLQDILRICGESIDVYSGDDETAAQWMLAGAKGVISVTANVAARQMAKLCDAALDDDQSACLRIDEQLNPLHKLMFVEPNPIPVKWALHKMGLINSEIRLPMTTLSERYHAEMKKTLKNLQLI comes from the coding sequence ATGTTTCGAGGCAGTATGGTGGCGTTAATTACACCGATGGCTGATGACAAGGTGGATGTGCATCGTTTATGTGAACTGGTTGAATTTCATATTAGCGCGGGGACTCATGCCATCGTTGCGGCGGGTACGACCGGTGAGGCAGGGACGTTAAATCATGAAGAAAAAATGCTGGTCATCAGGACGGTTATCGAGCAGGCTCGGGAGCGATTGCCCGTAATAGCGGGTACTGCGGCGAACGCGACAAAAGACTGTATCCAGTTGACAAAAATGGCTATGGAAGCCGGTGCCCACGCGGCGCTTATTATGACGCCGGCCTATATCAAACCTACCCAGGAAGGACTTTTCCGGCATTACAGCCAGATTGCCGCTTCTGTTCCCATTCCGATTATCCTCTATAATGTGCCCGGACGCACGGCCTGTGACATGCTGCCTGATACCGTAAGCCGGCTGGCTAAAATCTCCAATATTGTCGGGATAAAAGAGGCTACCGGTCAGATAAGCCGGTTGCAGGACATTTTAAGAATATGCGGGGAATCCATTGATGTCTACAGCGGCGATGACGAGACGGCGGCGCAATGGATGCTTGCCGGAGCGAAAGGTGTCATTTCCGTGACCGCTAATGTGGCTGCCAGACAAATGGCCAAATTGTGCGACGCGGCACTGGATGACGATCAGTCGGCGTGTTTGCGTATCGATGAGCAGTTAAATCCATTACACAAATTGATGTTTGTTGAGCCTAATCCGATTCCGGTTAAATGGGCTTTGCATAAAATGGGTCTGATCAATAGCGAAATTCGCCTGCCTATGACAACCTTGAGCGAGCGTTATCATGCGGAGATGAAAAAAACTCTCAAAAATTTACAATTGATCTGA